A portion of the Melitaea cinxia chromosome 1, ilMelCinx1.1, whole genome shotgun sequence genome contains these proteins:
- the LOC123670166 gene encoding E3 ubiquitin-protein ligase Topors, with the protein MDTLSPAQDDSSGANPSSVKSDDSSPRNDTGRGSPPPKCAICLGTCRNKSFTDSCLHQFCFKCLLTWSKVKAECPLCKQNFRSIIHNVQSNHQYEEYMVEQRQTEEITERIDIDNNTIATATRRFRYRTTLTLPRRETIAIQQLLLHYPMMADVFPPPAHRRRSPASFRRTVYRYNLWARPLPDFTGRFRDCTPEFYRYNDSQMHRLVPWLNRELHYLLNENIGHISYVIAKILELLPQYHINSTEFRETMQRYFGDRTEHFLHELYCFASTPYDMTGYDRNVQYTTDTRVSTMVNEVISSSESEASVDSDIVMISSSEPADPPPGPSRAAPRVPAPVYPHNYIPEPAADRVVPIETISQSDTDDDSSEVMVVGYIKPPQDRTPEVVDLLGSDSDVIVQEASPAEPASGEARESRPTPLVKFTLKRSAPSPGESDSDSNYTPSPPRRRRRLGSGLSGTVSPLGRSSPAGSAGSPSSPASTADTRRTTPSGASWYSSPSTDSTDSDCSRNEHRRRKSRRRVDYAERNRRKQKNMSYRRSKKSSAALTGREKRSKRKSHSGKGVKSSKKSSNTAASEPAVPAAPLPSTSDSVRSSKRKLDSNVGRRRLSRETKRLKSVVNVINSQKNSGESSSGSKSSSTTGGASGTSVPYPAAAPADADHPDYSDSEDDLPLNLSIANAFSSL; encoded by the exons ATGGACACATTGTCACCAGCCCAAGATGATAGTTCAGGGGCCAATCCAAGCAGTGTTAAAAGTGATGACAGTAGTCCAAGGAATGACACTGGTAGAGGTTCACCACCTCCAAAATGTGCAATATGTCTTGGTACATGCCGCAACAAGTCATTTACTGATTCCTGCCTTCACCAGTTCTGTTTTAAATGCCTACTCACCTGGAGTAAA GTCAAAGCTGAATGTCCACTTTGTAAGCAAAATTTTAGATCAATTATTCACAATGTACAATCAAATCATCAATATGAGGAGTATATGGTCGAGCAAAGGCAGACGGAAGAAATCACTGAAAGAattgatattgataataatacaaTTGCTACAGCAACTAGAAGGTTCAGATACAG GACAACACTGACACTACCACGGCGGGAGACCATCGCTATCCAGCAGCTGCTGCTGCACTACCCCATGATGGCGGACGTGTTCCCGCCGCCCGCGCACCGCCGCCGCTCGCCAGCGTCCTTCCGCCGCACCGTATACCGGTATAACTTGTGGGCGCGGCCTCTGCCCGACTTCACTGGCAGATTTAGAGACTGCACACCAGAGTTTTACAG gtacaatGACTCACAGATGCATCGATTAGTACCCTGGCTAAATAGGGAACTTCATTATTTGTTAAATGAAAACATTGGGCATATTTCATATGTTATAGCAAAAATATTAGAATTGCTGCCACAGTATCACATCAACTCCACGGAGTTTAGAGAGACCATGCAACGGTACTTTGGAGACCGAACTGAACATTTCTTACACGAGTTATACTGCTTCGCCTCCACGCCCTACGACATGACCGGCTATGATCGCAACGTACAGTACACCACGGACACCAGGGTGTCGACCATGGTCAACGAAGTCATCTCCAGCTCCGAGTCGGAGGCGAGCGTCGACTCGGACATCGTAATGATTTCGAGCTCGGAGCCGGCCGACCCGCCGCCCGGGCCGTCGCGCGCCGCGCCCCGCGTGCCCGCGCCCGTCTACCCGCACAACTACATCCCTGAGCCCGCCGCCGACCGAGTCGTCCCCATCGAGACCATCTCCCAGTCCGACACGGACGACGACTCGTCGGAGGTGATGGTCGTCGGCTACATCAAGCCGCCGCAGGACCGCACGCCGGAGGTGGTCGACCTGCTCGGCTCCGACAGCGACGTGATCGTGCAGGAGGCCTCGCCTGCAGAGCCGGCCTCCGGCGAGGCGCGCGAGTCGAGACCGACGCCGCTCGTCAAATTCACGCTCAAGCGAAGTGCTCCCAGTCCTGGCGAATCAGACAGCGACAGCAACTACACGCCGTCTCCGCCGCGCCGGCGCCGCCGGCTCGGCTCCGGCCTGTCCGGCACTGTGAGCCCGCTTGGCCGCAGTAGTCCCGCCGGATCCGCCGGAAGCCCATCCAGCCCAGCCAGCACTGCCGACACGCGCCGCACTACGCCCTCTGGCGCATCGTGGTACTCATCGCCCTCCACAGACTCCACTGACTCGGACTGCTCCCGAAACGAACACAGACGGAGGAAGTCGCGGAGGCGAGTCGACTACGCGGAACGAAACAGAAGGAAACAGAAAAATATGTCATACCGCAGGAGCAAAAAGTCGTCTGCCGCTCTCACCGGCCGGGAAAAGCGAAGTAAGCGTAAATCACACTCCGGGAAGGGAGTAAAATCGTCGAAAAAGTCTAGCAATACAGCGGCGTCCGAGCCTGCGGTGCCGGCGGCTCCGCTACCCAGTACCAGTGATTCGGTCAGGAGTAGTAAGCGTAAGTTAGATAGTAACGTAGGTCGCCGCAGGTTAAGCCGCGAAACGAAAAGACTGAAAAGTGTCGTAAACGTAATAAATAGCCAAAAAAATTCTGGCGAGTCCAGTTCTGGTTCCAAAAGTAGTTCGACGACTGGAGGGGCGAGCGGCACCAGCGTACCGTACCCGGCCGCAGCGCCGGCCGACGCCGACCACCCCGACTACTCCGACTCCGAGGACGACCTGCCGTTGAACCTCTCGATAGCCAACGCGTTCTCGTCCTTGTAA
- the LOC123654179 gene encoding uncharacterized protein LOC123654179 — MYRVPDFLQPRDWMCKVDLSQAYFHVNVTESYSWFLRLEYNQEVLEMICLPFGLSTAPKTFSILTKRVAQTLRERYSIKVLVYLDAFVIVHQDAQRLYHYAKLNVKLLQRLGWQVNIL, encoded by the coding sequence ATGTATCGTGTGCCCGATTTCTTACAACCTCGAGACTGGATGTGTAAAGTCGATCTATCCCAGGCATATTTCCATGTGAATGTCACAGAATCGTACAGTTGGTTCCTACGTCTAGAGTACAACCAAGAAGTTTTAGAGATGATATGCCTACCGTTCGGCCTAAGCACAGCACCCAAAACATTCTCGATCCTCACAAAGCGGGTTGCTCAGACATTACGAGAAAGGTACAGCATAAAGGTACTAGTGTACCTAGACGCCTTTGTTATAGTACATCAAGATGCGCAGAGGCTTTACCATTATGCAAAACTGAACGTAAAGCTATTACAGAGATTGGGTTGGCAAGTAAATATACTTTAG